The Candidatus Arthromitus sp. SFB-mouse-Japan genome includes a region encoding these proteins:
- a CDS encoding transglycosylase domain-containing protein: protein MGCLFRIIKSFIVVSLFVIILVLARGFLFYKDALDKTPLSVKVSEITSNSNYVTIDNISDSMKKFIVTVEDKRFYTHSGIDITAIVSSMISNLSVGYYKYGGSTITQQLAKNMYFSNDKNITRKIAEMFTAFKIEREYSKDKILEMYLNQIYFGHGYYGINSASYGYFGVSPKDLTRYQSSLLAGIPQSPSMYDLKTKNKSMGKRYSVVLKNLLKNGDITIDEVKKFEDDYKAS from the coding sequence ATGGGATGTTTATTTAGGATAATTAAATCATTCATAGTGGTATCATTATTTGTTATTATTTTAGTTCTAGCGAGAGGTTTTTTATTTTATAAGGATGCATTGGACAAGACGCCTTTAAGTGTTAAAGTGAGTGAGATTACTTCAAACTCAAATTATGTAACTATAGATAATATTTCAGATAGTATGAAAAAGTTTATTGTAACTGTTGAAGATAAGAGGTTTTATACACATAGTGGTATTGATATAACCGCAATAGTAAGTTCGATGATCAGTAATTTATCTGTTGGATATTATAAATATGGTGGGAGTACGATAACTCAACAATTAGCGAAGAATATGTATTTTTCGAATGATAAGAATATTACGAGGAAAATTGCTGAAATGTTTACTGCGTTTAAAATTGAAAGAGAGTACTCTAAAGATAAAATTTTGGAAATGTATTTAAATCAGATATATTTTGGACACGGATATTACGGAATAAATTCTGCAAGTTATGGATACTTTGGGGTATCTCCAAAGGATTTAACAAGATATCAATCTTCATTACTTGCTGGTATACCACAATCTCCTAGCATGTATGATTTAAAAACTAAAAATAAATCAATGGGAAAGCGATATTCAGTTGTTCTTAAGAATTTATTGAAAAATGGGGATATAACAATTGACGAGGTAAAGAAGTTTGAAGATGATTATAAGGCATCATGA
- a CDS encoding MATE family efflux transporter, with the protein MFFVKDKNFYRKILTIAVPITLQSLITFATNMMDTIMVGSLGEIALSAASLSGQIFFVLSVLCFGIGGGGAVLTSQFWGKKDISSISKTLSITIKLSLVVGIIAMILALTMPDKLLGFYINDSAVIQAGVSYLKLASLIYPIFAVLTITSIILRTTSQIKISVLGNSVAFVLNVFFNYIFIFGKFGMPQMGLTGAAVGTVISRIVEFCIIMGYLFFVDKKIQFRFKDLISFDKLIFVKYLRSGINVLISDALLVAGLTSLTMILGRLGPEMIAANSICSIVIQLSTVFINGISSSGLVIIGNTIGEGKFSLAKEQSRTFLLISIIVGIIASLLIIIMKHFIIDFYNVEQVTKDIAHELMNGAIFIIIFQVPSSVLTKGILRGGGDTKFLVFADVLFLWLLSIPLGMLAAFVFKFSPAFIYICLKFDEIIKAIWCSVRMIGNKWIKDVTVKN; encoded by the coding sequence TTGTTTTTTGTAAAGGATAAGAATTTCTATAGGAAAATATTAACTATAGCTGTGCCTATAACATTACAAAGTCTTATAACTTTTGCAACTAATATGATGGATACAATAATGGTTGGAAGTCTTGGTGAGATAGCTTTGTCGGCAGCATCATTATCAGGACAGATTTTTTTTGTATTGAGTGTTTTATGTTTTGGTATAGGTGGAGGAGGAGCAGTTTTAACTTCTCAGTTTTGGGGTAAAAAAGATATTAGTTCAATTTCAAAAACATTATCGATAACGATTAAGTTAAGTTTAGTGGTTGGAATTATAGCCATGATACTTGCTTTAACTATGCCAGATAAATTACTCGGATTTTATATAAATGATTCAGCGGTTATACAGGCTGGAGTTTCTTATTTAAAATTGGCATCTCTTATTTATCCGATTTTTGCTGTATTAACTATAACATCAATAATACTCAGAACTACATCTCAAATTAAAATTTCTGTTTTGGGAAATAGCGTAGCATTTGTACTTAATGTGTTTTTCAATTATATTTTTATATTTGGTAAATTTGGAATGCCACAGATGGGTTTAACGGGAGCAGCGGTTGGTACAGTAATTTCAAGGATTGTTGAATTCTGTATAATAATGGGATATTTATTTTTTGTAGATAAAAAAATACAATTCAGATTTAAGGATTTAATTAGTTTTGACAAATTGATATTTGTAAAATATCTTAGGAGTGGTATTAATGTTCTTATAAGCGATGCACTATTAGTTGCAGGACTTACAAGTCTTACAATGATATTAGGAAGGCTTGGACCTGAAATGATTGCAGCAAATAGTATTTGTAGTATAGTAATTCAACTTTCGACGGTATTTATAAATGGAATATCAAGTTCAGGACTTGTTATAATAGGAAATACAATTGGAGAAGGGAAATTTTCGCTTGCGAAGGAGCAATCTAGGACGTTCTTATTAATTTCTATAATAGTTGGAATAATAGCATCTTTATTAATTATTATAATGAAACATTTCATTATAGATTTTTATAATGTTGAACAAGTAACAAAGGACATAGCTCATGAATTAATGAATGGGGCAATATTTATTATAATTTTCCAAGTTCCATCTTCTGTATTAACGAAAGGTATTTTGCGTGGAGGAGGAGATACAAAATTTTTGGTATTTGCTGATGTTTTGTTTTTATGGCTATTATCAATACCACTTGGTATGTTAGCAGCATTTGTGTTTAAATTTTCACCAGCTTTTATATATATTTGCTTGAAATTTGATGAAATAATAAAGGCCATTTGGTGTAGCGTAAGAATGATTGGTAATAAATGGATTAAAGATGTTACTGTAAAAAATTAA